GAAACGCCACGTCGATCGGCAGTTCCCCCGTTTCAATCGCATAGGCGCGCCCGCCGTGGGAACGGAACACCACCGGCACATCCATCAGCCCGCCGGAAACCGCTTCCCCGAGCTCGCCCCTCAGGCCGGAGGTCTCGATGCGGCGGATCACCCCGCTTTTGATGTGCTTAATCAGGGGCGCATGGCAGTCGGTCAGCGACGACGCCGCAACCACAAGCCCGCGGAATCCCATTTCCGCGAGCCGATCCATCACCATATTGACGATATAGTCGCCGTTGCGGAAATGGTGATGGAACGAGATCGTCATGCCATCCTTTAGGCCGGAAAGGCGGATTGCGGTTTCAAGGTCCTTCACGATTTTATTTCCCTGCTTCTGCCGCTCCGCCAAAGGCCGGACATCCTTCGTGATCCGATCCGGCTCAAACACGGTATGGATGGAAGGGATCTCGTCAAGGAACGGTATCTTTTTCAAATCAGCGTTCATTTTTGTCCTCCTGTTTCAAAACGCCGGCCGCGCGGGCGAGGTCGAGCACCCTTTGGGCACGCGCGACAACCGGCTTGTCGATCATCTTGCCGTTGAGCGCAATGACGCCGGAGCCCTTTTTCCTCGCTTCTTCGATCGCATCCATGACGGCAAGTGACCTGTCGATCTCTTTCTTCGTCGGCGTATAGATTTCCTGCACCGGCTTGATCTGCCTTGGGTTGATGATGCTCTTTCCATCGAAGCCGAGCTGTTTGATCAGGGCGACCTCGCTGCGGAAACCCTCCTCGTTGTCGACGTCGGAATAGACCGAGTCGATCGCGTCGATCCCCGCCGCGCGCGCGGCCTGCAGGATCATGCAGCGCGCGAACAGCAGCTCGGTTCCGTCGGCGGAGCGCGTCGTTTTCAGGTCGGTGACATAGTCCTCCGCGCCGAGCGCGATCCCGATCAGGCGTTTTGTGGAAAACGCGATCTCCTTTGCGTTCAGCACGCCCACCGCGCTTTCGATGGCCGCCATCATCCGAGTGGAGCCCTCCGGGATGCCGCGTTCGCGCTCGATGGCCGCGATTTTCTTTTCGCATCCGAGCACATCCTCCGCACATTCCGTCTTCGGCAGGCGGATCGCGACCCTGCGGGTGCTGACCATCGCCCTGAGATCCTCAAGCCCCGTCCCGGTGTCCGGGGAATTGACGCGCACAATCAGTTCCTTGCCGTGATAGTCGATGGTTCTCAGCATTTCATAGACCAGAAACCGCGCGGCGTCTTTTTCGCTAACCGAGACCGAATCCTCCAGATCAAACATGATGCTGTCGACATCATAGATGCCGGCGTCCCGGATCATCCCGGGATTGTTCCCGGGCACGAACAACATCGTCCTTCTGAGCTGTTTCATATCTCATTCACCCCAAACATAGTCGGCATGGTTCTCG
This window of the Ruminococcaceae bacterium BL-6 genome carries:
- the citE gene encoding citrate lyase, citryl-ACP lyase (beta) subunit (Evidence 2a : Function from experimental evidences in other organisms; Product type e : enzyme), whose product is MLFVPGNNPGMIRDAGIYDVDSIMFDLEDSVSVSEKDAARFLVYEMLRTIDYHGKELIVRVNSPDTGTGLEDLRAMVSTRRVAIRLPKTECAEDVLGCEKKIAAIERERGIPEGSTRMMAAIESAVGVLNAKEIAFSTKRLIGIALGAEDYVTDLKTTRSADGTELLFARCMILQAARAAGIDAIDSVYSDVDNEEGFRSEVALIKQLGFDGKSIINPRQIKPVQEIYTPTKKEIDRSLAVMDAIEEARKKGSGVIALNGKMIDKPVVARAQRVLDLARAAGVLKQEDKNER